Within the Herbaspirillum sp. RTI4 genome, the region CACCGGCTCTGTACCGCAGAACGTGCAAAACCGGCCCAAACACCTCTTCTTGCAACTGCGCCAGATTGTCGATTTCGATCAGCGTCGGCGCGACGAAACACCCGTCGGCGTGATGCTCATTGAGCGCAAGCTGATAAATGTCTGCGCCACCTGCACGCATGCGTTCGATATGCGCCAATAATCCGGCGCGCGCCTCTTCATCGATCACCGGCCCGACATCGGTCGCCAGACGGTTGGGATTGCCGATGCAAAGTTGCTGCATCGCGCCTTTGAGCATGGTCAGTATGCGTTCGGCGCTTTCCTCCTGCAGACACAGCACGCGCAAGGCCGAGCAGCGCTGCCCGGCACTGTCGAAGGCCGATTGCAAGACATCCTGCACCACCTGTTCCGGCAAGGCGCTGGAATCGACAATCATGACGTTCTGACCACCGGTTTCAGCGATCAATACCGGCTCGTCCCCGCTCACAGCGCTCACTGAGCGCTCTGCCAGAGTGCGCTCAATGCTGCGCGCCACGGCACCGGAACCGGTAAAAATCACGCCCTGCACCCGGGCATCGGCGACCAGTGCCGCGCCTATGGTTTCACCGGGCCCCGGCAAAAATTGCAAGGCGCTGCGCGGCACGCCAGCCTGATGCAGCAATGCCACTGCTCGCTGGGCGATCAGCGGCGTTTGTTCTGCCGGTTTGGCCAGCACGGCATTGCCGGCGGCCAGCGCGGCGCTGACTTGCCCCACAAAAATCGCCAGCGGGAAATTCCAGGGGCTGATGCACACCACGATGCCGAGCGGCTGGGCGGGCGGCTGCACCAGAATCCGGGCTGCGTAGTAACGCAGAAAGTCCACTGCCTCGCGCACTTCGGCAATGGCGTTGGGCAAAGATTTCCCGGCTTCGCGCACGGCCAGCGCCAGCAATTCGCTGGTGTGTTGCTCGAACAAATCGGCGGCGGCATCGAGCTGCCGGGCGCGTTCCGCAACGCTCGTTTCGGGCCAGGCGGCATAGCGCAGCGCAAGCGCTACGTCTTCGTCGCTGGCGTCGATCGCGTGGCCCACCGTATCGTATTTATCGGCCGGATTGAGGATCTTGCGAATGCTGCCGCCCACGTTCACTGCCTCGGCAAGCAGCGGCTCCGCATGCCAGCGCTGCGGGCCGATGGCAAATTCGCGGGAAAGTTTTCGCAGGCTGGCTTCGCTGCTCAGATCGAGGCCCGCCGAGTTCTTGCGCGATTCGCCATACAGCGCAGACGGCAAAGGGATCTGCGAATGCGCTATGCCGTCCAGCTCTGCGGCCACCTGACGCGGATCGGCGATCAGCGTGTCGATATCGACCTTGGGATCGACGATCTGATTGACGAATGAAGAATTGGCACCGTTTTCCAGCAAGCGCCGCACCAGATACGGCAGCAGCGTCTGGTGTGACCCGACCGGTGCGTAAATACGGCAAGGCTTGTTCAGCGCATCGGCCCCCACTACCTGGTCGTACAGCGTTTCGCCCATGCCATGCAGACATTGGAATTCGTAATCGTTGACGCCCAGCTTTTTCGCATGCGTGTGGATGGCGGCGACCGTATGCGCGTTATGGGTGGCGAATTGCGGATAAACCAGCCCGCCCGAGGCCAGCAGTTTTTGTGCGCACACCAGATAGGAAACATCGGTATAGACCTTGCGCGTGTAGACCGGGTAAGCGTTCATGCCGTCCATCTGCGCACGCTTGATTTCACTGTCCCAATAAGCGCCCTTGACCAGCCGCACCATGAATTTCCGGCCGCTGCGGCGCGCCAGATCGAGCAGGTAATCGATGACGAAAGGACAGCGCTTCTGATAGGCCTGCACCACGATACCGAGTCCGTCGTAGACCGCCAGATCGGCGTCGTGCGCCAGCGCTTCGATCAGGTCGAGCGAGAGTTCCAGCCGGTCGGCTTCTTCGGCGTCGATATTG harbors:
- the putA gene encoding bifunctional proline dehydrogenase/L-glutamate gamma-semialdehyde dehydrogenase PutA, yielding MSLPTLSSPSPSDTAAEFVGGSPPFSEFHAEIEHAPTPVRAAISAAYRCSEQEAVRWLLTQTESDAAQQRSSTDLARRLVQAVRARRVGASGVDALMQEFSLSSEEGVALMCLAEALLRIPDRKTADRLIADQLGKGDWRKHLGASPSLFVNAASWGLLISGKLVAPPSDNRLAAAATSLIGRGGALVIRKGVDFAMRLLGRQFVTGQTIEEALANSLHQEQRGYRYSYDMLGEAALTAQDADDYFDSYEQAIHAIGQASAGRGIRQGPGISVKLSALHPRYARAQRARVMEELLPRLKALLVLAKQYDIGLNIDAEEADRLELSLDLIEALAHDADLAVYDGLGIVVQAYQKRCPFVIDYLLDLARRSGRKFMVRLVKGAYWDSEIKRAQMDGMNAYPVYTRKVYTDVSYLVCAQKLLASGGLVYPQFATHNAHTVAAIHTHAKKLGVNDYEFQCLHGMGETLYDQVVGADALNKPCRIYAPVGSHQTLLPYLVRRLLENGANSSFVNQIVDPKVDIDTLIADPRQVAAELDGIAHSQIPLPSALYGESRKNSAGLDLSSEASLRKLSREFAIGPQRWHAEPLLAEAVNVGGSIRKILNPADKYDTVGHAIDASDEDVALALRYAAWPETSVAERARQLDAAADLFEQHTSELLALAVREAGKSLPNAIAEVREAVDFLRYYAARILVQPPAQPLGIVVCISPWNFPLAIFVGQVSAALAAGNAVLAKPAEQTPLIAQRAVALLHQAGVPRSALQFLPGPGETIGAALVADARVQGVIFTGSGAVARSIERTLAERSVSAVSGDEPVLIAETGGQNVMIVDSSALPEQVVQDVLQSAFDSAGQRCSALRVLCLQEESAERILTMLKGAMQQLCIGNPNRLATDVGPVIDEEARAGLLAHIERMRAGGADIYQLALNEHHADGCFVAPTLIEIDNLAQLQEEVFGPVLHVLRYRAGEQMDLVRQINASGYGLTLGIHTRIARNAAEISDAAHVGNIYINRNMVGATVGVQPFGGEGRSGTGPKAGGPLYLSRLQRQSAVALGNLAHDSLGYERRETAPSAERDGLYEWASQAGRESLLALLRHYQMLSVCHASISLRGPTGETNTLSFAPRGKLACIAVTPGVLLNQIAAALACDNLPVLDERSAALLPTDLLTLLNKALHIVPSIEAHTELQLALVEAPLAVEWRKKLAQRDGALVPLIAVAAEIPIPLWRLVAERALCTNTAAAGGNASLMSLSV